One window from the genome of Candidatus Didemnitutus sp. encodes:
- the tilS gene encoding tRNA lysidine(34) synthetase TilS, with product MNYALADWEREKRRRPHVKHPRWALAFSGGADSLALLLIFWAEAEGRWGREFVALHFNHRLRGRAADADEKFCREVCAALGVKFVSAQWANAVAHASEAAAREARHAFFAREMKRRKLRLLWLGHQQDDIAETMLMRLARGSGTSGLAAPRPVQEQADGRVHLRPLLTLKKADIVAALRASGARWCEDATNAGEAFWRNRVRRSVLPAWTKAAGRDALAGAALARERLEEDDAALEAWLDAVAPLRGRTLDLARLAGKPFALWRRALHRWMVANQPATDLSRQGFEQLLAALRRGRDTKFSLGTQAFAVVRAGKLSLRRA from the coding sequence ATGAATTACGCCCTCGCCGACTGGGAGCGCGAGAAGCGCCGACGACCGCACGTGAAGCACCCGCGGTGGGCGCTCGCGTTTTCCGGCGGCGCCGACTCGCTGGCGTTGCTGCTGATCTTCTGGGCGGAAGCGGAGGGGCGCTGGGGGCGGGAGTTCGTCGCGCTGCATTTCAACCACCGCCTGCGCGGGCGCGCGGCCGACGCGGACGAGAAATTCTGCCGCGAGGTCTGCGCCGCGCTCGGCGTGAAGTTCGTCAGCGCCCAGTGGGCGAACGCCGTTGCGCACGCGAGCGAGGCCGCCGCGCGCGAGGCGCGCCACGCATTTTTCGCCCGCGAGATGAAGCGGCGGAAGCTGCGTCTGCTCTGGCTCGGACACCAGCAGGACGACATTGCCGAGACGATGTTGATGCGCCTCGCGCGCGGCAGCGGCACGAGCGGGCTCGCGGCGCCGCGGCCGGTGCAGGAGCAGGCCGACGGGCGCGTGCATTTGCGGCCGCTGCTGACGCTGAAGAAGGCGGACATCGTGGCGGCGTTGCGCGCGAGCGGCGCCCGCTGGTGCGAGGACGCGACCAACGCGGGCGAGGCTTTCTGGCGTAATCGTGTCCGCCGCTCCGTCCTGCCCGCGTGGACGAAGGCCGCAGGGCGCGACGCGCTGGCCGGGGCCGCACTCGCGCGCGAACGTCTCGAAGAAGACGACGCGGCGCTTGAAGCGTGGCTCGACGCAGTCGCGCCGCTGCGCGGTCGCACGCTCGACTTGGCGCGGCTGGCGGGCAAGCCGTTCGCGTTGTGGCGACGGGCGCTGCATCGTTGGATGGTCGCGAACCAGCCGGCCACGGACCTTTCCCGCCAAGGTTTCGAACAACTGCTCGCCGCCCTCCGCCGCGGCCGGGACACGAAATTCAGCCTGGGCACGCAGGCTTTTGCGGTCGTCCGCGCCGGGAAACTGTCCCTGCGGCGGGCGTGA
- the serS gene encoding serine--tRNA ligase, giving the protein MLDPKVLRETPDVVRAAIAKKHLDVDLDAVLALDHAWRSQLGEVEQLRAKQKAANNEMAALKKGSPEFLAKVQEMKAVSAEVKAREEGLKTVEEKWRDAMLTLPNVPHASVPEGKTPEQNVVFATHGDVNAVSPAAQPHWEIKGFDNLLDFGRGAKVTGAGFPFYVGDGAKIVRALLQFFLDEDVKAGYTEVAPPIFVNAASATATGQLPDKEGQMYETTPDRLFAVPTAEVPLTNFFRDEIVEESALPIKRCAYTPCFRREAGSYGKDVRGLNRLHQFDKVELLKWVHPTRSYEELDALRDDAERLLRKLELPYRVLLMCGGDLGFSQSKKYDLEVWAAGQKRWLEVSSCSNFEAFQARRAQIRFRNQETGKPELVHTLNGSGLAVPRVLAALLENNLQADGRVKIPAALVPYFGKEFLSFK; this is encoded by the coding sequence ATGCTCGATCCCAAAGTCCTTCGCGAAACGCCGGATGTCGTCCGCGCCGCCATTGCCAAGAAGCACCTCGACGTCGACCTCGACGCGGTGCTGGCACTCGATCACGCGTGGCGTTCGCAGCTCGGCGAGGTCGAGCAGCTCCGCGCCAAGCAGAAGGCGGCCAACAACGAGATGGCCGCGCTGAAGAAGGGTTCGCCGGAATTCCTCGCCAAGGTCCAGGAAATGAAGGCCGTCTCCGCCGAGGTGAAGGCGCGCGAGGAAGGACTCAAGACGGTCGAGGAGAAATGGCGTGACGCGATGCTCACGCTGCCGAACGTCCCGCACGCCTCCGTGCCCGAGGGCAAAACGCCCGAGCAGAACGTCGTTTTCGCCACGCACGGCGACGTGAACGCCGTGTCGCCCGCCGCGCAGCCGCATTGGGAGATCAAGGGTTTCGACAACCTGCTCGATTTCGGCCGCGGCGCGAAGGTCACCGGCGCGGGTTTTCCGTTCTACGTCGGCGACGGCGCGAAGATCGTGCGCGCGCTGTTGCAGTTCTTTTTGGATGAGGACGTGAAGGCCGGCTACACCGAGGTCGCGCCGCCGATCTTCGTCAACGCCGCCAGCGCCACCGCCACCGGCCAGCTGCCGGACAAGGAAGGGCAGATGTATGAGACGACGCCCGACCGGCTCTTCGCCGTGCCGACGGCCGAGGTGCCGCTGACGAATTTCTTCCGCGACGAGATCGTCGAGGAAAGCGCGTTGCCGATCAAGCGCTGCGCCTACACGCCCTGCTTCCGCCGCGAGGCGGGCAGCTACGGCAAGGACGTGCGCGGCCTGAACCGCCTGCACCAGTTCGACAAGGTCGAGCTGCTCAAGTGGGTGCATCCGACGCGCAGCTACGAGGAACTCGATGCGCTCCGCGACGACGCCGAGCGCCTGCTCCGGAAGCTCGAGCTGCCTTACCGCGTGCTGCTGATGTGCGGCGGCGACCTCGGCTTTTCCCAGTCGAAGAAATACGACCTCGAGGTCTGGGCCGCCGGCCAGAAGCGCTGGCTCGAAGTGTCCAGCTGCTCGAACTTCGAGGCCTTCCAGGCGCGCCGCGCGCAGATCCGTTTCCGCAATCAGGAAACCGGCAAACCCGAACTCGTGCACACGCTGAACGGTTCCGGTCTCGCTGTGCCGCGCGTGCTCGCCGCGCTGCTCGAGAACAACCTGCAGGCCGACGGCCGCGTGAAGATCCCGGCGGCGCTCGTGCCGTATTTCGGCAAGGAGTTCCTGAGTTTCAAGTAA